The sequence ttctgttccccatggctcagtatctagcctgctcagtgcatccacgtgagagctaacaaactcattgaccatttatacacagacactaattgcaattttaaaaagccacaggtgtgggaaattaacctttaattgccatttcaacctgtgtgtgtcaccttgtgtgtctgtaacaaggccaaacattcaagggtatgtaaacttttgatcagggccattttggtgatttctgttatcattatgatttaaaaaggagccaaacaactatgtgataataaatggcttcatataaatgctgttaaattatttgtataaattcCACAAATTATTTGTATCTATATTATTTGTATCTATATATTTATAatctatttattaattaatgttaatctCTCACTTTTGACTTGTTTCCTTTAACACTGATGATTGTTATTGCATGTAAATGATGGGACAATTTGGATGTCACTTGGCATAgcctacagtacatactgtaaataagtctttgccaaaaaataaaaaataaatatcactCCTTTAGGACATTTTAACTTCAAACGTTATAAACAGAACAGTTATTGgaacaaatttgtttttatacaAACTTATAGCTTACTCCATTCACAGTTATAGTGACTGAATCACTttgaacaaaactaaaaatgacaaataagtattttataCCCATTATAGCGAGACACACTTAtactcattgagagcgagaaccactaatcgcgaccacgaggaggttaccccatgtgactctaccctccctagtaactgggccaatttggttgcttaggagacctggctggagtcactcagtacgccctggattcaaactcacgactccaggggtggtagtcagcgtcagtactcgctgagctacattTTGCTCTagaactattgtccctatatttacacaataatcTTTGACCACAATATATTCTTGTTAGTAAatacaattatgacaaaaattcTCATAGAAACTGAAGATAGCAGGTGTTTATATACAAAGATATAGAACGGATCATGTGATGAATACAACTGTTTCCCCCTTTTCTTTAAATTTGACATTCTTATTGGTTAAAGCTCTCCATAGAGTCTCGTGATTGGTCGTCCGCTTCTTCTTTGCCATACACTGCTTCCTGCTCACGCGAAGACAATCAACAGTAGAAAAGTTTCGAGTTTTTAACCCTACATCTGTAGCGCCGATGCTTCTGACGTCACAGGACTCAAAATGATACATTGTATCCGCAGCGCGTTCTTCGCTCTTTTATTTGTTacagtgttgcagactgtctgcaGTGACTTTCACACTCTGGCACATCTGAGAGCGAAAGCCAGCGATAAAACTCAGTCCAGAGCTGTGGTGGATCTGCTCAAACGACTGCTGGGAAACAGATCTCGGGATTTTATCGTGTCAGTCAACAGGACTTTGTCCAATGACAGTCTAGACGTGTGCGAGCTGCGATCCGCGAAAAACAACAAGATCTTGGCAGCGGGCAGCACGGGAGTAGCAGTGGCCACCGGTATATACAACTATCTGAAATACTTCTGCAACTGTCATGTGTCCTGGTCCGGAGATCAGTTAAATCTCCCCCGACCTCTGCCCCCTCTCACCGGCGTCTTGCGAATCAACACACCGCACAGGTAAGTGACGTCACGGTCACATCATATATAAAAGAGGCAGCACATGTAAATGATAGTAGTATAGATATAAGATTTCAAAGCATGGGTAAATTATATCACATGTCATTTGTACATAGTCACATTAATAACATACTAACATAACATTGAAGTTCCTTTTTGACATTGCATATTTtcagaactttatttgtttacatatGATTGATATGTCatttacaaaatgtgaaaaacaatttttttacatACTTGGGGTTAAAGGCTCCTGGGTTTTTTATAGTGGTGTATATAAGGGCACTAGTAATAGGGCAGAATTTgccaacttatgcaaatacttctgAGTCAGCAAGATGCTTTTTCAGAATAACCATTTCAGAAAAGTGTGCACCATTTCCTGTTGATAACAATCACGCttgtcatttcataacatctaAAGTATTCTAAAAACATTGTGATTAGATTAGTCAATGAGAGCCTATTCTGAAccttcttcataacaaatctattctttTTGTGGGGTCCTTCATCCCCCTGAAACAAGGGGGCTTTTTACTAGAgattgaccgatagtggattttgccaataccgataactaaggtggtgtaaAAGGCAGAAaatcgattaatcggccaatagtttttaaaatcgattaatATGTTAAAAGATTTTCGTAGtcagcacagacatagaggccagagtccaaaataaataaaatcccaaatgtagtttatttttacaccaaaatcccaataataaaaaaagaaaattaggtgcataatgtgggacttttaactctaaacaagcctgaaacccaccagggactcttattttggaatggtggagacttggctccattaaaatgttctaaatgtaatatttactaagttaagctttttatagcctatataataataatattattattattcacaatatacagttgaagtcagaagtttacatacacttaggctgaagtcattaaaactaattttttaaccactccacagatttcatatcagcaaactatagttctggcaagtcgttcaggacatctactttgtgcatgacacaaataatttttccaacagttgtttacagacagattgtttcacttttaattgactatatcacaattccagtgggtcagaagtttacatacactaagttaactgtgcctttaagcagcttggaaaattccagaaaatgatggcgagcctttaggcaattagccaattagcttctgataggctaattggagtcattggaggtatacctgtggatgtattttaagttctaccttcaaactcagtgcctctttgcttgacatcatgggaaaatcaaaagaaatcagccaagatcgcaaaagcatcatgttgtgggggtgctttgctgcaggagggactggtgcacttcacaaaatagatggcatcatgaggaagggaaattatgtagatatattgaagcaatatcttaagacatcagccatgaagttaaagcttggccgtaaatgggtcttccaaatggacaatgaccccaagtatacctccaaagttgtgtcaaaatggcttaaggtcaacaaagtcaaggtattggagtggccatcacaaagacctgacctcaatcgagcaaggaggcctacaaacctgactcagttacaccagttctgtctggaggaatgggccaaaattccagcaacttattgtgagaagcttgtggaagactacccaaaacatttgacccaagttaaacaatttaaaggcaatgctaccaaatactaacaaagtgtatgtaaacatctgacccactgggaatgtgatgaaagaaagaaataaaagctgaaataaatcattctctctactattattctgacatttcacgttcttaaagtggtgatcctaactgatctaagacagggaatgttttctacgattaaatttcaggatttgtgaaaaactgagtttaaatttatttggctaaggtgtatgtgaactctgacttcaactgtatgaagTTGGAGATGGGATGTATGTGCTGCGGGGCATTTCCATATAGTCAAAGGATTCTTTGCATGCCCTccctttgttttaaaaaaatttaattatctgAGAAACATGcaggaataaaaaaaacttatAGATTTGTCAATTATCCGATAGTTGCGTTTTAGAACTATTTACCTTTTTTACAAAAGGTCGacagatagtggattttgcaggtACAGTAACTAAGATGGTggaactgatatatcggtctacctctactttttaccccaaatactatcctttcacttattggatgGTTATTGTGAAAACTTTTcgtttaatcaccttgaacaaagcTTAAAATGACATAAGTATTGTCACGAAATGAAGTAATTTCAGTGATTTTCATTAGTTGcacaaatttgtgacatttaagattgttttttttatcaaattaccTATTGCAAGCTTTAGACACTGCGCACaatgacctcatggatcaggGAAATTTTAGAGTGCACAGTGAGAAACGTGTAGAAAAGTGCTATGGTAGTTTTCGTTTTTAtctagtgttttgggagaaaaaatcaaaagtgccttttaccccaggtgacCTTTAGCCCTGTTGATTTGTTACATGAATCAAATTAGTTTCTTCTTGAGTcttttcaaattaaatgaaaaattccTGAATTTTCATTGCACCTTTTCCTGAAAGAATCTTGAATCTTGCCTATTTCTATACTTGCAGTGAAACAAAACTTAGACTGAAGCAAAAATTCTGCAAACAGCATATGAATGAAATATGATTAAATAAAGGATCCATTTACTAACCCTTACAGTTGGAGTATTTAATCATTTTTGATTCTCTAAAGTTGTTTGTTTGTGGTGAATTGTTCTTGCACAGGTCCAATCAAGGCATCCCCTACTGTGTTGTGTGTCATTCAATGGCACATGAAAAAACGCCGCTTTGTTGAAACTTCTCTTTGCCATTGTTCATTCAGAGAGCTGCAGACACTTGTGTAGTAACCAGACCTGTTGTCTGGTTGTGTCTTGTTAGCTCTGCATGAGCAAGTCTGTACTATGCCACTCTCATAAAGTGTGCCAGCCTGCGAATTCCACACACAATATGACTGTGACGCTATGAATGAGGtcatgttttatatttctgaAAATCAGAACTTTATTGAGtggaaaatatgtaaaataattggTAACCATTACCAAGTAATCCTAACCCTATGATGGCAAATCTGGGGCAAATGGTACAAACTGTTTGCAGCAAATGCATATTGAATCTAGAATGCCTTTCCATTTACTTTAGTGTTTGTGTGCCCCAAGGTTCAGGTACTATCAGAATGTGTGCACTCAGAGTTACTCCACTGTATGGTGGGACTGGCAGAGATGGCAAAGAGAAATTGATTGGATGGCACTGAATGGTATAAACCTGCCTCTGGCATTCACTGGGCAGGAGGCGCTATGGCAAGAGGTGAGAATTTGAGGGATATCATTTAAGAAGAGGCAGTAGCGTTATAAATATGGTGTATTTTAATAGGGGAaaggtcatttaaaaataacatcatGATTTGAggctaaagctgaagtgtgtaatttaacgCCACTGGTGCCACCGAACGGAAGtgttacagtgtttacagtttttgagaaaattcaaattcaaatggcTTATTTACAGTTGTCCCTGCTTATTAATCTGGGACAGGAGAGAGTATTTTAACgccaaaaaagttacacactaaCATTGatatgagtgtttcttcaactttgggcatttTCGTGTCCcagggtttgtttgtttttgttttttttatgtaaatgtatatattttattgctttagtcttgtcccagacctagactttcaatattaaactatgaaaatccattataaaaatgcaaattattatatgtttaaaactatgataatctaaagaaagagtgaaataaaccatttcaatattgaatgtgtgaaaatgatttttattttgtattttatgtttttattacaactgtcccacagttgtggcatcattttcaCAAGACACATAAGAATTTTTCCCCtgataaagttttttcaaaagttagtgtacttgttaaccaagttggCAAAACGTGTCTTTGAAGAGCATGAGAtgcaagtgatgtttgaagaaaacaaagaaaaatcaaggtaaacatcacttgtgagcagagtatttttattgggcatcattttcaatcaagctgtaattttgtaaaaaaacaaaaaacaatgtgaaaatataattaatataaaaaaattaatacaattattaatgatattaataattattcttttttgcttcaaatggcCCTGCAGTGTGACAGATTTTGAAAGTACACATATTTAATTGAGTcacaattaatatgaggtcatagcATTTCCCAAATTATTTAATGTCAACTACTCGCTAGTAGTGAAATGTATAACTCGTATGTAAGTTTCTAgtcttttaaatttgtatttttccaGTATTTTGTGTTtgacatgctctttttttttttctttttggggcAGGTGTATTTGTCTCTTGGTCTTAACCAGACTGAGATCAATCGCTTCTTCACAGGTCCAGGTTTTCTAGCATGGAACCGTATGGGAAACCTCTTTCAGTGGGGTGGACCACTTCCCCAGTCTTGGCATGTTAAACAGCTCTATTTGCAGGtgctgagtttttatttttttaaagattaaatcAATACAAAATGTACCTTGAAGCTTTTATTTATGTTCAgtaatttttatatatagattttttaaaaGTCCATGTAAACAAATCCATGTCTACCTATATATGCCTTCATTTAGTATAACACTACACAACCTAATTAAACGTGGGGACAGGGTTGTGGAGAAAAGAAACCACAATATTGCTCTGGATGATTAGGATGAATACACTCATTCTTCTTTTCTTGGATCTCTTTTCATCTTAATCCTACgcttttgtcatttaaaaaaatcgtACCTTTATTTCTCCAGTTTAAAATCTTGGACAGAATGAGAGCTTTTGGAATGATACCTGTATTGCCCGCTTTCTCAGGAATTGTACCTGAAGGTATTACCAGGTAACTTGTCTTTTCTCCATTTCTAACGAGTGAGCTTTTAATAAGATTGACAAGTACTTACAaatgagaattttatttatttgattagatTTTTTCCATTGTATTTTGCTGGTTATTTGACCACTGTGATAGAAAATAagacatttataatttaaataaaacaatgtctTTTAGGTTGTTTCCCAAAGCAAACGTGACTAAGCTGAGCCCTTGGAGCCATTTTAACTGCACATACTCCTGCGCTTATGTGCTGGACCCACGAGACCCGCTCTTCCAGCGAATCGGAGCACTCTTCCTGTCCCAGGTCATCAAGGAGTTTGGAACAGACCACATTTACAACACAGACACTTTCAATGAGATGATCCCTGCCTCCTCTGACCCCACATACTTGGCGTCTATTAGTCGTGCAGTTTTCAGTACTATGACTTCAGGTAACCGTTTTTCTACCGTGCTACTTGCTACGGTGCTGGTGCTAGTGCCCAGTCTGGAACCGTTCTGTAAGAAATCGCCAAGAAAAGTTGGTTTTGGCTGGTCATTTTTTTGCACCGGCTCTTTAAATTTGCTGGTCCAGAACCAAAACAACAACTCctcaaaacacaaaactaaactaGATGGTATAAACGTAGACAGAGACGATTTAGCCCGAGACGGGGCACTTGTATTAaaacgaatgggagaaattagaacacccaatatggcgaatgtagaaaaggaagtcccgccttacaggtaaaagagcataTTTTGGCGTGAAATGAGTGCATATTATGGCTTCTTAAGTAGGTATCATAAATGGGTATCACTATATATAGTAATAACTTTTATGTAAAGTGTACGTAAACCAAGTCAAGTGGTCtaagatgtacaaaaaaaaagttctatGCTCATTGTACACATTTAtaggctttcatcattactggggaGTCTGGGGCTCATCAAGTACACAATCTATTGTACTATGATGTTGTAGAggggtttaaaattatttattttat comes from Myxocyprinus asiaticus isolate MX2 ecotype Aquarium Trade chromosome 41, UBuf_Myxa_2, whole genome shotgun sequence and encodes:
- the LOC127431550 gene encoding alpha-N-acetylglucosaminidase-like isoform X3 is translated as MIHCIRSAFFALLFVTVLQTVCSDFHTLAHLRAKASDKTQSRAVVDLLKRLLGNRSRDFIVSVNRTLSNDSLDVCELRSAKNNKILAAGSTGVAVATGIYNYLKYFCNCHVSWSGDQLNLPRPLPPLTGVLRINTPHRFRYYQNVCTQSYSTVWWDWQRWQREIDWMALNGINLPLAFTGQEALWQEVYLSLGLNQTEINRFFTGPGFLAWNRMGNLFQWGGPLPQSWHVKQLYLQFKILDRMRAFGMIPVLPAFSGIVPEGITRLFPKANVTKLSPWSHFNCTYSCAYVLDPRDPLFQRIGALFLSQVIKEFGTDHIYNTDTFNEMIPASSDPTYLASISRAVFSTMTSVDSEAVWLMQGWLFISDPLFWRPDQVKALLHGVPLGRMIVLDLFAESMPAYSSTNSFYGQPFIWCMLHNFGGNSGLFGSVDRINSGPFDALRFPNSTLVGLGLTPEGIEQNPVVYELMSELAWRKEPVNLFKWVSLYALRRYGSLDENLVLAWRLLFHSVYNCTLPQYKNHNRSPLVHRPSLHMQTDIWYEPADFYKAWKLLFEAAPGLVTLETFRYDLVDVTRQALQLLTTEFYKEIRDAFQVDSKICRETS